Proteins from one Salarias fasciatus chromosome 14, fSalaFa1.1, whole genome shotgun sequence genomic window:
- the kbtbd3 gene encoding kelch repeat and BTB domain-containing protein 3: MFEVDMRERDDGSVTLGNQCPVAVSAFLDFAYSGEALISDGNVDMLFQLSSFLQVPVLSKACSDFLIGTMDLCNCLSLLSLAEAYGSTSLLQSANEFVVENFSDLSQTEDFMEMQLNVLEPCLRSDALKVPSEEAVVVSLLRWICFNLPERQKLLPGLLSLTRLHHLPAATLTNLRDSEALLCDDESCVALISEAQSRQTQYDGLLNDPRPATTQSYIYIHKTEENGEIRHTFCYCLDTDRWKELGTTQREEMATMPDPPGSFLTGYAEKMFVTGGCRGNCCRAIRLHVAEPFHEATDEVWCFCPVTLTCTPAPAMLKPRTMHTAVTCLDRVYVIGGRTAGSRGGSPSLLEVEYYNPLTQTWCSVSSLPTAIFYPEASVCGSVIYTLGSEVEITDSFNPSLDCFFQYDAQLDQWSRLVAEFGQFFHATLVKAVSINCTLHLCDLSTYKVYSFCPETCVWKGEGSFECAGFNAGAVGTGNRIYILGGDYSPDEITDEVQVYYSGRSQWEEVAPMPRALTEFHCQLISFNRYRDPWRDAT; this comes from the exons ATGTTTGAGGTGGACATGCGTGAGCGTGATGATGGCTCAGTTACACTGGGGAACCAGTGTCCAGTGGCAGTCAGCGCTTTCCTGGACTTTGCCTACTCAGGAGAGGCGCTCATCAGCGATGGCAATGTGGACATGTTGTTTCAGCTCTCATCCTTTCTACAG GTGCCTGTGTTGTCCAAAGCGTGCAGCGACTTCTTGATCGGAACCATGGATCTTTGTAACTGTCTGTCCCTTCTCTCCCTGGCGGAGGCGTACGGCTCAACCTCTCTCCTTCAGAGTGCCAATGAATTTGTAGTTGAGAACTTTTCTGACCTTTCACAAACCGAGGACTTCATGGAAATGCAG TTGAACGTCTTGGAGCCTTGTCTGAGGTCAGATGCCCTCAAGGTGCCCAGCGAGGAGGCCGTCGTGGTGTCACTTCTCAGATGGATTTGCTTCAATCTCCCCGAAAGACAAAAACTTTTGCCAGGATTGTTGTCTTTAACCCGACTTCACCATCTGCCCGCAGCTACACTAACG AACCTTCGTGATTCGGAAGCCCTCCTCTGTGATGACGAGTCCTGCGTAGCGCTGATCTCAGAAGCACAGAGCAGACAGACTCAGTACGACGGACTGCTGAACGACCCCCGGCCCGCCACCACACAGAGCTACATCTACATCCACAAGACGGAGGAGAATGGAGAGATCCGCCACACCTTCTGCTACTGTCTGGATACCGACCGATGGAAGGAACTGGGAAcgacacagagagaggagatggCCACCATGCCAGACCCTCCAGGGTCTTTTCTCACCGGCTATGCAGAGAAG ATGTTTGTCACAGGAGGCTGTCGTGGGAACTGCTGTCGGGCAATACGTCTCCATGTGGCTGAACCATTCCATGAGGCCACGGATGAAGTCTGGTGCTTCTGTCCCGTGACCTTAACCTGCACACCAGCTCCGGCCATGCTGAAGCCCAGAACCATGCACACAGCTGTGACCTGCCTGGACAGAGTGTATGTCATCGGGGGACGCACCGCCGGCTCCAGAGGGGGATCTCCCAGTCTGCTGGAG GTGGAGTATTATAACCCTCTGACCCAGACCTGGTGCTCTGTCAGCTCACTTCCCACTGCCATCTTCTACCCTGAGGCCAGTGTCTGTGGCAGCGTCATCTACACTCtgggctcagaggtggagatcaCAGATTCCTTTAACCCGTCGCTGGACTGCTTCTTTCAATATGACGCCCAGCTGGATCAGTGGAGCCGCCTGGTCGCTGAGTTTGGCCAGTTCTTCCACGCCACTCTTGTCAAGGCGGTGTCAATTAATTGTACGCTGCACCTCTGTGATCTTTCCACGTATAAG GTCTACAGTTTTTGTCCAGAGACCTGTGTATGGAAGGGTGAAGGCTCATTTGAATGTGCTGGGTTCAATGCCGGTGCAGTGGGTACGGGGAATCGGATCTACATACTGGGTGGAGACTATTCACCCGACGAGATCACTGATGAAGTTCAG GTGTACTACAGTGGGAggagtcagtgggaggaagttGCCCCCATGCCCAGGGCGCTCACCGAGTTTCACTGTCAGCTCATCAGCTTCAACAGATACAGAGACCCGTGGCGTGACGCGACGTGa